The DNA sequence ATTGCCCTTGGCGACACAATGAATAGACCGGCATTTTTAACCGATGAAGGATCACTCAAGAAATTCGATTTAGTAACTGCAAATCCCATGTGGAATCAAACATTTGCACAATCTGTTTATGAAAACGATCCTTACAATAGATTTGTTTTTGGATACCCTCCATCAAACAGCGCAGACTGGGGATGGATTCAGCATATGTTTGCTTCATTGAAAAATGATGGGAAGATGGCTTTAGTAATTGATACAGGTGCTGTATCAAGGGGTAGTGGAAATGTTGGAAAAAATAGAGAAAGAGATATAAGAAAAGAATTTGTTGAAAAAGATCTTGTAGAATCAGTTTTATTACTTCCGGAGAATTTATTCTATAACACTTCAGCACCAGGGGTTATCATAGTGATTAATAAGTCAAAACCAGCACAAAGGCAAGACCAGATACTTCTCATAAACGCATCAAAGCTCTATGAAAAAGGAAGACCTAAGAACTTCTTGCCTGATGAGAGTGTTGAAAGGATAGCAGAGATCTATCTCAATTGGAAGGAAGAAGAGGGAATAAGTAAAATAATCAGTAAAGAAGAAGCTGCGAAAAATGATTATAATTTAAGTCCATCCCGTTATGTTGCTCAAAATGGTGAAGACGAAACACTGCCTTTGGAGGATGCTGTTGTGCAGTTAAAAGAGGCAGAAGAAGAAAGAAAAGAAGCCGATGAAAAATTAGAGATTATTTTAAAAGAGATGGGACTATGGAACTAGATCTTAACCAGAAAGAAGAATACAAAGAGACAGAACTCGGCTTGCTACCAAAAGATTGGGAAGTTGTAAGGTTGGGGGATGTTGGAAATATAATAACTGGAAATACACCTTCTAAAAAAGTTAAAGAATATTGGGAGCACGGTGAGCTTGATTTTATTAAACCCCCAGACTTACAAAATAGAGTAATTTCAACATTTTCTGAAAAAATTTCAAATAAAGCAATTGACAAAGCAAGAACTGTTAAAGAAGGATCGATTCTAGTTTCTTGCATAGGTATTATTGGAAGAGTGGGGTTTGCATCCCACAGAGTTGCATTTAACCAACAAATAAATGCAATAGAACCAAATAATAATATATATCCATGGTTTTTATTCTATACATTACAAACGCAGCAAAGGCAGATAGAAAATTTAGCATCATATACAACAGTTCCAATTGTTAGTAAAGCAAAATTTATAGATGTTAAAATCCCCTTTCCACCACTCTCAGAACAAAAAAAGATTGCCTCTGTCCTCTCTGCAGTGCAAGAGGCAAAGGAGAAGACGGAGGATGTTATAAAAGCAACGAAAGATCTCAAAAAGTCCATGATGAAGTACCTGTTTACTTATGGGCCTGTAAGTTTGGAAGAAGCTGAAAAAGTACCGCTTAAAGAGACAGAGATTGGCTTGATTCCTGAAGAGTGGGATGTTGTGAGACTTGAGGATGTCGTTGAGATTCATGACAAAAAAAGAATTCCTTTAAATTCTACCGAGCGGAGCAAAATGAAAGGTAACTATCCATATTGCGGAGCTAATGGCATTATAGATTATGTTAATGATTATATATTTGATGGTGAATTTGTTCTATTAGCTGAAGATGGGGGTTTTTGGAGAAAATTTGAAAATAGTGCCTATTTAATGAAAGGAAAGTTTTGGGTTAATAATCATGCTCATATAATTAGGGCTATAGAAAGTAATTCAGTTAATAGATTTTTACTTTATTGGCTTATTTTTGATGATATTGAAAAATACACTTCTGGAACAACTAGAAAGAAATTAAATCAAAATGTTATGAAGAATATTTTAATTCCACTTCCACCTCTCCCCATCCAGCAAAAGATCGCTTCAATTCTCTCAGCGATCGATCAAAAGATCGAGGCGGAAGAAAACAAGAAAAAAGCCCTTGAAGATCTTTTTAAATCACTTTTGCATAATCTTATGACCGCAAAAATAAGGGTGAATAATTTGGAAAAGATTTTAGATGAATAAAAAGAATTTTTAGCTTACTTTTGTCAAAAGCAAAGAGAAAATATTATTAACTTTATTAAAGAAAAAAGTGAGAAAGTGGTGGTGTGACTATGGGCTTGGGAGATGAAAAATATTCTGCTCAGGATCCAATTATAAAATACGTACAAGAAGAATCTGCTGAATATGGATCATCAGATGGAAATAAGGTTTTTCTGAACCTTGGGTGGGAATACGTCAAACCTGATGAAGCCTTGAGGCTAAAAGGCGGAGAAAAAGGTTTGATATTCAAAGATGTATTTATAAAGCAACTTCAAAGACTCAATCCTGGGTTTATGGACCATCTTTCAGCAGAAGAAGTATTAAAAGATCTTGAAAGAATTCCTCCAAATATACAAGGTAATCTAATAGTTTGGGAATTTTTAAAAGGACTTAAACCCAAATTTGTGTCCAATGAAAAAAGAGAAAGAAACGTAACTTTTTTAGATACCTATGAAATAGATAGGAATATATTCCAAGTTACCGACGAATTTACATTTACAAATGGGAGCAAAACGATAAGGGCAGATGTGGTGTTTCTTATTAATGGAGTCCCGCTTATTCTCGTAGAGACGAAAGCACCTCATAGAATTGATCCGCTTAATGAAGCCTATAAGCAAGTAAAAAGGTATCATCAGCAAGCGCCAGAACTTTTGGCTATTTTACAAATCTTTGGTTTAATAGATGTGATTCGCTTTTATTATGGTGCAACTTGGAACCTTTCAGGAGGATCACTCTTCGAATGGAAAAACGAATTAGATCGCGGTTATGAAACTTTAATTAAAACTTTTTTTGATACAAAAAGAATAATAAAAATACTTACTGATTTTATTCTTTTTACAAAACAAGATGAAGAGCTTAAAAAAGTTGTTTTAAGGCATCATCAAATGAAAGCCGTTGATAAGATAATTGAAAGGGCTAAAGATCCTTCAAAACAACGTGGTTTGATCTGGCATACTCAAGGTTCTGGTAAAACTTACACTATGATTGTAACGGCGAAAAAAATAATAGAAGATCCCTTTTTTGAAAATCCGACAGTAATTATGCTTGTTGATAGAAACGAACTTGAATCACAGTTGTTCAGTAATCTGAAATCCGTTGGCATTGAAAATGTAGAAGTTGTAGAAAGTAAAAAACATCTAAAGCGTCTTCTTAAAACCGATAAAAGAGGTTTAATTGTTAGTATGATTCATAAGTTTGATAATATTTCTGCTGATTTGAATCTACGAGAAAATATTTTTGTTTTAGTAGATGAAGCTCATAGGAGTACAGGTGGGAAGCTTGGTACCTTTTTAGAAGGAGCTTTACCAAATGCAACGTATATAGGCTTTACTGGTACTCCCATAGATAAGACAAATTATGGAAAAGGTACGTTTGTTACATTTGGTAAAGATGATCCCCCTAAAGGATACCTTGATAAATACAGCATATCAGAATCGATTAAAGATGGCACCACCGTTCCCTTGTACTATACGTTTGCACCAAATAAAATGATGGTTGAAAAAGATGTTCTTGAGAAAGAATTTCTGGCACTTGCAGAGTCTCAAGGAGTTAGCGCTGTAGAAGAGCTTAACAAGGTTTTAGAAAAAGCGGTAAGACTTAAAAATATGCTAAAAAACTATGATAGAGTTCAGTTGATATCAAAATTTGTAGCAAAGCATTTTAAAGAGTATATCGAACCAATGGGTTTCAAAGCTTTTCTTGTTGCTGTTGATAGAGAAGCATGTGCATTATACAAGGAAGAATTAGATAAACACCTGCCTCCTGAATACTCTAAAGTTGTATATAGTCAGAGTCAAAACGATCCCCCACAAATGACGAAGTATTATTTATCTGAAATTGAAGAGAAAAAAGTTAGAGAGAACTTTAAAAAGCCAGGAGAGCTCCCAAAAATTTTAATCGTAACTGAGAAATTATTGACTGGGTTTGATGCACCGATTCTTTATTGTATGTATTTAGATAAACCGATGAGAGATCACGTTCTTTTACAGGCTATAGCCAGAATCAATAGACCGTACAAGAAGGATGAAAAAAATAAGAAGAACGGACTTGTTGTCGATTTTGTGGGTATTTTTAATAATTTAGAAAAGGCACTTGCTTTTGATTCTGAAGATATAGAAGGGGTAATCGAAGATATTGAACTTTTAAAAAGAGAGTTTGCTGAACAAATGAAGATTGGCAGAGAGAAATATCTTTCTATCGTTGCCAAAAAAGATAGGGACAAATCTGTAGATGCTGTCTTAGAGTACTTTAGGAATGAAGAAAAACGTAATGAATTTTATACGTATTATAAGAAGCTTTCTGGTTTGTATGAGATATTATCTCCCGACAAATTTTTAAATGAATATCTCCAAGATTATGATACACTTACACGGATGTATAAAATTTTGAAGAATGCTTATGAAAAAGGACTATCTGTCGATGAGGAGTTCACAGAGAAAACTAAAAAATTAATTCAAAAATACACGAAAAATAGTAAAATAAAAGATACTTTAGAAGTTTTTGTGATAGACGAGTATACTTTAAAAAAGATTGAAGAAAGTAATGCTTCAGATGTTGAAAAGGTTTTTAATTTATACAAGAGTATTGAAAAAACGGTCGAAGAAGAAAGCAATGAATATCCAATTCTCATTACAATTGGAGAAAAAGCGGAGAATTTAATTACCCTTTACAAAAGTGCCCAAAAGAATACAGAAGAAACTTTAAACGGTCTAAAGAACTTGGTACAGGAAGTAAACGACAAGAAGAAGGCTCAAAAAGAAAGTGGAAAATCAGCAGCATACTTTACACTCAAAGAATTGTTGAAAGCTGAATCGATCGATGATGCCGAGGATATTGCTGAAGAGTTCGAGAAAAAAAAGGAAACTTATCCTCTTTGGGATAAAGACGAAGATCAGGAAAGAGAAATGAGACAGGAATTTTACAAGTTATTAGGACCGAAAGGGCTTAAAGGCGAAAGAATAAAACAGTTATTCGAAAAATATCTCTACATACTAAAAGGTAGGGATAATAATGATTGACCCAGTTGATTTTAAAGCTGAAGTTATGATTTTGGCTAAAGATATTAGAGTTCAACCAAAGGAAATTCATATTCGTGAAATGAGTAGAAAATGGGGTAGTTGCTCTTCAAGAGGTAGGTTAACCTTTGATAAAAAACTTTTAAATGAGCCAAAAAGTTTTAGATTTGAGGTAATTATTCATGAATTATTACACTTGAGATACCCTAAGCATGGAAAGATGTTCAATGCATTATTGGAAGAATACCTTAGAAAAAATATTGAAAAAAAATAAAGGGGTGGAAGTTTTGTTCGAAATATCCGAAAAAAAGAAATTAGCCCAAGACGTTTACAGTGTTTGGGTTGAAGCACCAAAGATAGCAGCACATGCTCAACCAGGTCAGTTTGTTATAGTTATAGCAGAAGAAGATGGAGAAAGAATACCTTTAACTATAGTGGATAAAACTGAAGATAATATAAGACTCATATTTCAAGTGGTGGGTAAAAGTACGAGAAAGATGGCAACTTTTGAAAATGGAGATTCTTTTGCCCATGTTGTAGGACCTTTGGGTAGTCCTTCAGAAATTGATTATTATGGGACGGTATTGTTGATTGGCGGGGGTATTGGTGTTGCTCCAATTTTACCTATTTTAAAGGCGTTGAAAGAAAAAGGCAACAGGGTAATATCAATTATGGGAGCAAGGACCGCTGATCTTTTAATTTTAGAAGATGAGTTTTCACAGTTTTCTGATAAGTTAATCATAACAACAGATGATGGATCAAAAGGTATGAAAGGTTTGGTTACCGATGGGATGAAAAAAGTAGTGTCAGATGGCGAGGAAATAGATAAGGCTTGGGCTATTGGGCCTGTTATAATGATGAAATTTGCCACAAAAACCGCTCAAGAACTTGGGTTTCCTATAATAGTGTCTTTGAATCCAATAATGGTTGATGGAACAGGAATGTGTGGTGGGTGTAGGGTAACCGTTGGAGATAACGTTAAATTCGCTTGTGTTGATGGTCCTGAGTTTGAAGGTGAGCTGGTTGAATGGGATGAATTGTTAAAGCGACTTGGGCAGTACAAGGTTGAGGAAAAGAGTTCTTTAGAAGAAAAAAAGAAAAAACGTCCAAAAAAGATTTTGAGGAATAAAGTTCCTGTAAAAAAGCAACCACCAGAAGAGAGAAAGCACAACTTCCGAGAGGTTGCATATGGTTACTGTTTAGAAGAGGCTATGATGGAAGCTGATAGGTGCTTACAATGCCCTGATAGCGCATATAATTGTATAGAAGGATGTCCTGTTGGTATAGATATACGAGGTTTTATAAGAGAGTTGAGGGATGGTAACCTTACTAAATCTGCAGAGATATTGAAGAGTTACAATAATTTACCAGCTATTTGTGGGAGAGTTTGTCCACAAGAGAATCAGTGTGAAGGGGTATGTACCTTAGGTAAATCAGGTGCTTTTGAACCAGTTGCCATAGGCAGATTAGAAAGGTTTGTAGCTGATTGGGAGAGAGTTCAAAGAAGTAATCAAAAGAATAATATCCAACTGACTGAAAACAATATTAAGGGAAAAGTTGCTGTTGTAGGTGCAGGGCCAGCCGGACTAACAGTGGCAGCAGATCTGGCAAAGATAGGATACTACGTTAAAATTTTTGAAGCTTTGCATAAACCTGGAGGGGTTTTGACCTACGGAATCCCTGAGTTTAGACTTCCAAAAGAGATAGTTTTTGAAGAAGTAGAATATGTGAAATCGTTGGGAGTAGAAATTGAGACAGATGTTGTTGTGGGAAAGACAATTACAATAGACGAAATGAAAGAAGAGTTCGATGCTATATTTATAGGTACGGGTGCGGGAACCCCTAAATTCTTGAATATTCCTGGGGAAAATTTGAATGGGGTTTATTCTTCAAGTGAGTTTTTAACAAGGGTTAATTTGATGAAAGCATATGAATTCCCTTTGGTTGATACACCCGTTAAGATTGGAAAACACGTGGTAGTTGTTGGCGGGGGTAACGTTGCGATGGATGCTTCAAGATCGGCGTTAAGGCTTGGTGCTGAAGCCGTCACAGTAGTGTATAGAAGAACGGAGCAAGAGATGCCAGCAAGAAAAGAAGAATATGAAAACGCCGTTGAAGAGGGAATCAATTTTATGTGGCTGACTAATCCAATAGAGTGTAAAGGAAACGAAAAGGGAGAATTGACAAGTGTTGTCTGTCAAAAGATGAAATTGGGAGAACCTGATTCTTCTGGTAGAAGAAGACCTATCCCCATTGAAAATAGTTACTTTGAAATACCCGCAGATCTTTTTATAGTAGCTATAGGTCAAGAGTCGAACAAGGTTTTACTCAACGCATTTCCCGAATTGAAGTTGAATAAATGGGGGTATATAGAAGCTGACCCTGTTACCGGCGCTACTTCTGTTGAAGGAGTTTGGGCAGGTGGAGACATAGTCACTGGTGCGGCAACCGTTATCGAGGCGATGGGAGCAGGTAAAAGATCTGCTAAGGCAATAGATGAATATATTTCGTCGAAGGTAGGAAAATTTTGATGGATTTTGAGAAAGAAAATAGAATGATGGTTGAGTATCAACTTAAAAGGAGAGGTATCACCGATGAAAAGGTTCTCAATGCCTTTTTGAAGGTTAAAAGACATTTGTTTGTTCCAAAAAATC is a window from the Petrotoga sibirica DSM 13575 genome containing:
- a CDS encoding type I restriction endonuclease subunit R codes for the protein MGLGDEKYSAQDPIIKYVQEESAEYGSSDGNKVFLNLGWEYVKPDEALRLKGGEKGLIFKDVFIKQLQRLNPGFMDHLSAEEVLKDLERIPPNIQGNLIVWEFLKGLKPKFVSNEKRERNVTFLDTYEIDRNIFQVTDEFTFTNGSKTIRADVVFLINGVPLILVETKAPHRIDPLNEAYKQVKRYHQQAPELLAILQIFGLIDVIRFYYGATWNLSGGSLFEWKNELDRGYETLIKTFFDTKRIIKILTDFILFTKQDEELKKVVLRHHQMKAVDKIIERAKDPSKQRGLIWHTQGSGKTYTMIVTAKKIIEDPFFENPTVIMLVDRNELESQLFSNLKSVGIENVEVVESKKHLKRLLKTDKRGLIVSMIHKFDNISADLNLRENIFVLVDEAHRSTGGKLGTFLEGALPNATYIGFTGTPIDKTNYGKGTFVTFGKDDPPKGYLDKYSISESIKDGTTVPLYYTFAPNKMMVEKDVLEKEFLALAESQGVSAVEELNKVLEKAVRLKNMLKNYDRVQLISKFVAKHFKEYIEPMGFKAFLVAVDREACALYKEELDKHLPPEYSKVVYSQSQNDPPQMTKYYLSEIEEKKVRENFKKPGELPKILIVTEKLLTGFDAPILYCMYLDKPMRDHVLLQAIARINRPYKKDEKNKKNGLVVDFVGIFNNLEKALAFDSEDIEGVIEDIELLKREFAEQMKIGREKYLSIVAKKDRDKSVDAVLEYFRNEEKRNEFYTYYKKLSGLYEILSPDKFLNEYLQDYDTLTRMYKILKNAYEKGLSVDEEFTEKTKKLIQKYTKNSKIKDTLEVFVIDEYTLKKIEESNASDVEKVFNLYKSIEKTVEEESNEYPILITIGEKAENLITLYKSAQKNTEETLNGLKNLVQEVNDKKKAQKESGKSAAYFTLKELLKAESIDDAEDIAEEFEKKKETYPLWDKDEDQEREMRQEFYKLLGPKGLKGERIKQLFEKYLYILKGRDNND
- a CDS encoding bifunctional dihydroorotate dehydrogenase B NAD binding subunit/NADPH-dependent glutamate synthase translates to MFEISEKKKLAQDVYSVWVEAPKIAAHAQPGQFVIVIAEEDGERIPLTIVDKTEDNIRLIFQVVGKSTRKMATFENGDSFAHVVGPLGSPSEIDYYGTVLLIGGGIGVAPILPILKALKEKGNRVISIMGARTADLLILEDEFSQFSDKLIITTDDGSKGMKGLVTDGMKKVVSDGEEIDKAWAIGPVIMMKFATKTAQELGFPIIVSLNPIMVDGTGMCGGCRVTVGDNVKFACVDGPEFEGELVEWDELLKRLGQYKVEEKSSLEEKKKKRPKKILRNKVPVKKQPPEERKHNFREVAYGYCLEEAMMEADRCLQCPDSAYNCIEGCPVGIDIRGFIRELRDGNLTKSAEILKSYNNLPAICGRVCPQENQCEGVCTLGKSGAFEPVAIGRLERFVADWERVQRSNQKNNIQLTENNIKGKVAVVGAGPAGLTVAADLAKIGYYVKIFEALHKPGGVLTYGIPEFRLPKEIVFEEVEYVKSLGVEIETDVVVGKTITIDEMKEEFDAIFIGTGAGTPKFLNIPGENLNGVYSSSEFLTRVNLMKAYEFPLVDTPVKIGKHVVVVGGGNVAMDASRSALRLGAEAVTVVYRRTEQEMPARKEEYENAVEEGINFMWLTNPIECKGNEKGELTSVVCQKMKLGEPDSSGRRRPIPIENSYFEIPADLFIVAIGQESNKVLLNAFPELKLNKWGYIEADPVTGATSVEGVWAGGDIVTGAATVIEAMGAGKRSAKAIDEYISSKVGKF
- a CDS encoding restriction endonuclease subunit S; the protein is MELDLNQKEEYKETELGLLPKDWEVVRLGDVGNIITGNTPSKKVKEYWEHGELDFIKPPDLQNRVISTFSEKISNKAIDKARTVKEGSILVSCIGIIGRVGFASHRVAFNQQINAIEPNNNIYPWFLFYTLQTQQRQIENLASYTTVPIVSKAKFIDVKIPFPPLSEQKKIASVLSAVQEAKEKTEDVIKATKDLKKSMMKYLFTYGPVSLEEAEKVPLKETEIGLIPEEWDVVRLEDVVEIHDKKRIPLNSTERSKMKGNYPYCGANGIIDYVNDYIFDGEFVLLAEDGGFWRKFENSAYLMKGKFWVNNHAHIIRAIESNSVNRFLLYWLIFDDIEKYTSGTTRKKLNQNVMKNILIPLPPLPIQQKIASILSAIDQKIEAEENKKKALEDLFKSLLHNLMTAKIRVNNLEKILDE
- a CDS encoding M48 family metallopeptidase, producing MIDPVDFKAEVMILAKDIRVQPKEIHIREMSRKWGSCSSRGRLTFDKKLLNEPKSFRFEVIIHELLHLRYPKHGKMFNALLEEYLRKNIEKK